In a single window of the Chloroflexota bacterium genome:
- a CDS encoding response regulator transcription factor, protein MTHDYTRSAAGKPGTRVLIVDDHPVVRQGLRSLLSQYPDIHVVGEADGAQPALVQVEDLQPDVVLVDIRMVGQSGLDLARELRRSGAQARVIILTSHEEEDYLVEAAQAGVHGYLLKSASAELLAESIRAAHAGEHRLSPQLVSKVLRQLQSLSQAQVQIESGLTDQELALLRLLAEGASTAAMAEKLHLGERTVKRKIQDILTKLEATSRAHAVAEALHRGLI, encoded by the coding sequence GTCCTGATCGTGGATGATCACCCCGTCGTGCGCCAGGGGTTGCGCAGCCTCCTGTCCCAGTACCCCGACATTCATGTGGTCGGCGAGGCCGACGGCGCCCAGCCGGCGCTGGTGCAGGTCGAGGACCTTCAGCCGGATGTTGTGCTGGTGGACATCCGCATGGTCGGCCAGAGCGGCCTGGACCTGGCGCGCGAGCTCCGCCGCTCGGGCGCCCAGGCGCGCGTCATCATCCTCACGTCGCACGAGGAGGAAGATTACCTGGTCGAGGCCGCCCAGGCCGGCGTGCATGGTTATCTCCTCAAGAGCGCCTCGGCCGAGCTGCTGGCCGAATCCATCCGCGCCGCCCACGCGGGCGAGCATCGCCTTAGCCCCCAGTTGGTCAGTAAGGTCCTGCGGCAGCTGCAGTCCTTGAGCCAGGCGCAGGTCCAGATCGAATCGGGCCTGACCGATCAAGAGTTGGCGCTCCTGCGGCTGCTGGCCGAGGGCGCCAGTACGGCCGCGATGGCCGAAAAGCTGCACCTGGGCGAGCGCACCGTCAAGCGCAAGATCCAGGACATCCTCACCAAGCTCGAGGCGACCAGCCGCGCCCACGCTGTGGCCGAAGCCCTTCATCGCGGATTGATCTGA